A segment of the archaeon BMS3Bbin15 genome:
AGTGGAAGCTCTTCTCAGCGAAGATGAAATGCGCGGAGCAAGAATAATAAGGGCCTATGAGAGAATGGCAGGGAACAACATTAATACGTCGGCTATTCTTGATATTCGTGAGTTTTCAGTTCCCATGAAATGTGGAGACCTCGCAAAGATTGTGAAGGGTGATATTATAGCCAATAGAGACCTTGCGAAGAGGAAAGTCTATGGCTACACTGTAATTGACAGTCTCAAGGCAATTATAGAGCTCAGCAGCGAAGAGTTTTTAAAGATTTATGGTTTAACTTCTGAGAGGGCTCTTGTGTTCACCAAGGTTTCAAGTGGAAGGTCACCTTTTATAGCCATAAGGGTTTCAAGTTTAAAACCTGGCCTGGTTGTGCTACATGGTCTAGAAGAGGTAGACAGACTTGCTTTAAAGATAGCTGAGAAGGAAAGGATTCCTGTAATTCTATCAAGGCAGGAGAGTAGTCAGGAGCTTGTAAGGGACCTCAGAAGAAAAACCAGATAGGAGGTATAAATTTGGAAGGAATAGTTGGTTATGGTGTTTATATACCAAGATACAGAATAAAGACCGAGGAAATAGCAAGGGTATGGGGTAATGATGGTGATAGTGTCAAGAAGGGTTTGATGATAGGGGAGAAGGCAGTCGCCGGTATAGATGAGGATGCTGCCACAATAGCAGTTGAGGCTGCCAGAAATGCTCTCAGCAGGGCTGAAATTAGTGCAAAGGAAATAGGTGCGATTTATGTTGGTTCGGAGAGTCACCCATATACAGTCAAACCCACGGCAACCATAGTTGCAGAAGCAGTGGATGCAACCCCTGAGCTAACTGCTGCTGATTTTGAGTTTGCTTGTAAAGCGGGGACTGCTGCAATGCAGACAGCTCTGGCTCTTGTGAAAAGTGGGATGATTAAATATGGTCTGGCTATAGGTTCTGATACGGCACAGGGTGCTCCAGGTGACCCGCTTGAATATACAGCAGCAGGCGGGGGTGCAGCATATATAATTGGTAAGAACAATCCACTGGCAACAATAGAAGCAACCTACTCATTTACAACAGATACGCCAGATTTCTGGCGCAGAGAGGGCCAGCCATATCCAAGGCACGGAGGAAGATTTACCGGTCTACCTGCCTATTTCAAGCATGTTTCCAGTGCAGCAAAAGGTTTGATGGATTCACTGGGTAAGGAGCCAAAGGATTTTGATTTTGCAGTCTTCCATCAGCCTAATGGGAAATTTCCGAGAGTTGTTGCAAAGAAGCTGGGCTTTGAAAAGGAGCAGTTTGAAACAGGTATTCTTGTGGACAGAATAGGTAATACCTACTCTGGCTCTTCAATTCTGGCTCTTGCAAAGGTGCTTGATATAGCAAAACCAGGACAGAAAATACTTCTAACCTCCTTCGGCTCAGGTGCAGGTAGTGATGCTTTTTCTCTTGTTGTCGAGGATTCCATTGAGGAAAAGAGGTCTTTGGCTCCTCTGGTGGAAGATTATATTTCAGATAAGGTTTACATTGACTATGCTACCTATGTAAAGCTGAGAAAGAAAATAAGGGTGTGAAAAATGAATAGAGTCGCTGTTATTGGTCTTGGTTTAACAAAATTTGGAGAGATGTGGGACTCAAGCTTCACAAGGCTTTTTGTTGAGGCCGGTGCTGTAGCTGTTGAAGATGCTGGCATGGACGGAAAGGATATCGGTGCCATATATATTGGTAATATGTCAGGCGGCAGATTCATTGACCAGGAGCACATTTCAAGTCTGATAGCTGATAGAGCAGGACTCAATCCTGTTTCTTCCACACGGGTTGAGGCTGCCTGTGCCTCTGGTGGGCTTGCTGTGAGGCAGGCTATAATGGCTATTAATTCCGGGATGCACGATATTGTTGTGGCTGGCGGTGTCGAAAAAATGACAGATGTGCTGACTGAGAAGACAACCCAGACACTTGCAACTGCATCTGATACCGAGTGGGAAGCTTTTCTTGGAATGACCTTCCCCGGATTATATGCAATGATGGCAAGACGCCACATGTATGAGTATGGCACAACAAGGGAACAGCTCGCAATGGTGAGTGTCAAGAACCATAGAAATGCAATGGATAATCCCTATGCTCAGTATCACACAGAGATTACTGTAGAACAGGTTATCAACTCTCCTCTTGTAGCTGACCCTCTGAGACTTCTGGATTGCTCACCCATAACTGATGGTGCTGCCTGTGTAATTCTTGCCAGTGAAAAGAAGGCAAAGGATTTTGTGGATAACCCGGTATATATCACTGGCTCTGGTCAGGCTTCTTCCACCATATCTCTGCACAGCAGGGAGAAGATTACTGTTGTGGATGCGACTGTGAATGCAGCAGAAGAAGCATACAGGCGAGCTAAAAAGGATGCGAAAGATATTCAGGTGGCTGAGGTGCACGATGCCTTCACAATAGGTGAGATTATGGCAATAGAGGGTCTTGGTTTCTGTGAAAAGGGTAAGGGTGGAATAGCCACTGAAGAAGGGCTGACTGAGAGGGGTGGAAAGATACCTGTTAATACATCTGGTGGACTTAAAGCAAAAGGGCACCCTGTTGGAGCCACTGGTGTGGCACAGGTGGTTGAAATTGCCCTTCAGCTTAGAGGCGAGGCTGGAAAACGTCAGGTTGATGCTGATATAGGTCTGACTCACAATGTAGGCGGCAGCGGCGGCACGGCTGTTGTGCATATTCTTGAGAAATGAGGTGATATTATGAGTATTCCGAGATTCTGGAGAAATATAAAGAGCAGATATAATCTTATAGGTAAGCAGTGTAAAAGCTGTAAAAGTATTTACTTTCCTCCCAGAAATTTCTGCCCGAAGTGCAGGAGGATAGGTGAACTTGAAGATTATAAGCTTAAAGGTAATGGTGAGGTGGTTACATATACTATTATAAGAACTCCACCGGATGGCTTTGATATGGTTTCTCCCTATATAATGGGTATAGTTGAACTTGAAGAAGGGCCAATGCTAACCACTCAGATTGTGGATGCTGATGTTAATGAGATTTATATAGGAATGCCAGTTAAGAGAGTCTTCAGGAAGATAGGCGAAGATGGTGATGCAGGCCTGATTTATTACGGATTTAAATTCAGACCAGCTTCAAAGGAGGAATAATATGAATTGTACTGCATCAAAACAGGAATTTCTTGAGATAAAATGTGATAGAGAGCAGGATTCCTGCGGTATGTGCTGTATCCACCATATCTGTGCACATAACTGGAGAACAAAAGAGGTATGGAGAACCTGCGATAACTTCACTGCTGGAAACTGCAGCTTTAAGGGCTGAGGATTCCCCTTTTTTTATTTGAATATTTATCTTTTGACAGTAGTTCGCAAAAAACAGAGCTATCTGCTTTGCATATAATCATGGTGATATGAAAACTACATTATCTCCTCTTATAATAACAAGGCCAAGCCTTCTAACCGGGTCACCGTCCTTGAGTTCATCAGCATTTTGAAGAACAACATTCATGTGCATATCATAGCCTTTCAGTGTACCTCTATATTCTCTTCCACCTTTAAGTCCAACCAGCACTGGTGACTCCAAACTTGCATGTAATACGTCCAATGGTCTTTGTGCCATGTATTTCACTCCTTTCCCTTAGTTTTATTGGCATTTGTATTTAAGTTTTGCGCCATTCCTGAAATCTTTCTATACCGAAGAGAAGAATTATTAACTATTGTAGGAGAAGTCTATCTTATGAAAAGATTTTATAACATCGCTTTTATTGTACTTTTCACCATACTGCTAATAACTGCTATCTTCAAGTTGAACATGTGGGAGATTTTCAGGATAGAAGCAAATGCAGAGGGCAGTCTTATTGCTCTTGCCGTCCTCCTGACTATTTTCAGATTTCTGATATGGAACTATAAATGGCAGCTTTTAATATCCTCTACCGGCACCAGAGTATCATTCTTCAGGCTGCTTCCGATTCTTATGGCAGGAGTATTTGTGAGTACATCCACACCAGGTGCGAATATTGGAGGAGAACCTCTGAGAGCTTACTACCTTGCGAAAGAAGCTAAAATTAAAAAGAGTGCTGCCATGGCAACTATTATTATGGATAAGGCAGGCAACTACTTTGCCTTCCTGATATATTCTATTATAGCTTTCATTCTCCTCATTGAATATTTCGAGGCTGAGGTGATTAAGCTGCTCTTTTTTAGCTTTCTGGTTATAACTTCTATTGTATTGATATATGTTAAAATGAGAAAAAACAATACTTTTATTGAAAGCCTCCTCAGATTTATATATCCTTTAATGAAAATTTTCAAATTTCACTTTGAAACCTTTGAGGACTTTGATAGCTTCATATATTCGAGAATAAGAGTATTCATTGACACTCTAAAGCTTATGAGGAAAAAACCTTTAAATCTTGTCATAAATTTAATTTTATCTTTTGTCCTGTGGCTTACATCATTCATAAAAACCTATCTTGTTTTTCTTGCTCTGGGAATTAATGTTGCATTTTTATTTGTGGCTGCCATAAAGACTGTATCTATTCTTGCGGGAATGTTCAGCTTCATACCAGGGGGTTTTGGAGTTACAGAAGGTGTTATGGTTGCTCTCTTTACTTCATATGGTATTAATACAAAGCTGGCCCTTGCTGGTGTGGTATTGTCGAGAGCTATCTATTATTTTTTCTCAATTGGTACAGGATATATCTGCCTTCTCTGGCTTAAAGTTAAGAGTACAAAGAATTAGTATATTGAATTCAACTTTGCCAGCTTTTTAACATATCTTTCAGCAGCCTGAGGTGATTTGAGTACAGTATCTATAAAATCTATGTCTCTCAGTGATAGCAGACCGGAAGCTTCAAGCTTTTCTGTGTACCCTGCTTCTATAAAACTATCATCAAATCTATTTGATTTAAGAGAAATTTCAGATACTTCAGCAGCAATTATGCCTGATTTCATAGCATAATATATACCCTCGCCAGTGCCAGGATAAACAAAACCTCCCGCATCTCCAGCCAGAAGCACTCTGTTTTTAACAGTGGTTTTCATAGGGCCATGCATTGGTATTCTATGAGCCTCGTAGCCTGATAGCTCTGCACCTTCAAGCTTATCTTTTACTATGGGTGAAACAATAAAGCTGTCCAGAAGCTCTCTGTTATACTCTTTTCCAAGACCTCCAATTCCCACTTTGATAATACCTTTCAGAGGGGTTATCCATCCATATCCTCTGCTGAAGTAGTAGTAAACCTCAAACCAGTTTCCGATTCTCCTTTCAATCTCCCTGTTGTTCAATCTGAAACTATACTGGAGAGCTGTTGCAAGTTCAGGGTAGTTCATACCAAGAGATTTCCGTACTATTGAGTTTGCTCCGTCACAGGCTATAACAAGAGAAGCCTTTACTTTTTTCTCACAGAGAACTTCAACTCCTTCTTTAACTGCTTTAACTCCCCTGACTCTGAGTCTGACTGGCTCTTTATTGAGTCTTGAGATAAGGTAATAGTCAAATTTTGCTCTGTCCACAAGAGCACCCTCTCCCGGAAATGATGTTTCGACTTCAACTCCACCTCTTGAGAAAATTCTATATCCCAGAAGGGGCCTTTCAAAAGCCTCTGGATTCAATTCAAACTCCTCAACTGCTCTGAAGGGCAGGACACCTCCGCAGGGCTTGTTTCTTGGAAAGGATTGCTTATCTATAAGAATAAAATTTACTCCCAGTTCCTCAAGCTTTAAAGCTGCCGAGACACCACAGGGACCAGAGCCTATGACTGCAACATCGTACATATATGATAATATCTTCAGGAAGTTAAAGAATTTTCTGATGATTATAAATGCAATATTCTATATTCCTTTCACACATTATTGAGGATTGCTATGCTATGCAGGTTGGTATTGTGGGTAAGCCCAATGTGGGAAAGAGTACCTTTTTCAATGCAGCGACTTCAGGTAAGGCTGAGGTTGCCAATTATCCTTTCACAACAATAGATGCAAATAAAGCTCTTGCGTTTATAAGGATACGCGAGCCTGCCAGGGAGTTCAGGCTTGAAGCTAACCCCAGAAACTCAAAGAGCTACGGAGGTTACAGGTTTGTTCCTGTGGAAGCCATAGATGTTGCCGGTCTTGTACCCGGGGCGCATCAGGGGCGTGGCCTGGGTAATAAATTTCTCGATGACCTGAGGCAGGCAAATGTGTTTATTCATGTTGTTGATGCTTCAGGTTCGACAGATATTGAGGGAAAGCCTGTTAAGCCTGGGAAGCATGACCCCTGTGAAGATATTAAGTTTCTCGAAAGAGAGATTGAGTTGTGGTTCTTCAATATATTCAAGAGGAACTGGGATAAAACTGCCAGAAAAATTCAGATGCAGGGCAGGGACTTCGTCAAATACTTCACAGAAACTTTTTCAGGACTTGGAGTCAGGGAGAAGGATGTCCACAGAGTTATTAATGAGGTGGATGTTGACCCCGAGAAGCCTGCTGGCTGGAGTGATGAGGAGCTTCTCAGATTTACAAGGGCTTTGAGGAAGAACACAATGCCCATGGTAATAGCTGCAAACAAGATTGATATTGACAATGCGGGGGAGAATGTTAAAAGGATGAAAAAGGAGTTTCCGGAATTAAAGATAGTTTCCACAAGTTCCATGGCAGAACTATTCCTGAAAAATTTATCTCAGGAGGGTATTGTTGAATATATCCCCGGGAATAGCAGTTTTAAAGTGCTCAAGCAGGAGAAGTTGAGTCCAAAACATAAAAAAGCTCTGGAAATTATAGATGAGAAGGTTTTTAAGCCTTACTCCAGCACAGGTGTGCAGGAATCTCTGAATATAGCTGTCCTTGATGTTCTTGATGAAATTGTGGTTTTTCCTGTGGAAGACGAGAGCAGGTTGAGTGATAAAAAGGGCAATGTGCTGCCTGACGCCATTATACTTGGGAAAGGGTCGACTCCCAGGGACCTTGCCTATAAGATTCACACAGATATAGGAAAGAATTTCATTGCTGCCATAAATGCAAGGACAAAGATGAAAATATCAAGCGATAAGGAGCTTGAGCATCTTGATATAATAAAAATAGTAGCAAATGCCTGAAAAAAGTTTTCTCAGGAGCAGTTGCTACAATCTTCTGCCGAGCAGAACAGGCTTGCATGTTTCAATATTTTTTTATTTCTATCGAGGCAGGTAGCAATCTGCTGGGCTGATAAATTTCTTTTCAGATAAAGTGCTCTGTATTTCTTTGATGCTCTGAGAGCAAGTTTTCTGTCATGAGTAACTATGAGTGAATTGAACTTGCTTGTTATATGCAGTATATCATCATCGCTCATTGTTGTATCCACATCTCCTATATGAAGCACTCTGGTACCATTGTTCATCTTTTTTACCTTCTTTGGTATGTTGACATCCAGAATTATGTCAAGAATCATATAAATTCCCCTGTATTTTGAATCTCCAGGATGATGCATCTGCTTCGATAAGTTTATTG
Coding sequences within it:
- a CDS encoding helix-turn-helix domain protein is translated as MEEGVVSRGEDVSVREELGIKIAGEIVLSESVGDAMKKWREIFGLTQKELSTSLTISTSVISDYENGRRKSPGVGMVKKIVEALLSEDEMRGARIIRAYERMAGNNINTSAILDIREFSVPMKCGDLAKIVKGDIIANRDLAKRKVYGYTVIDSLKAIIELSSEEFLKIYGLTSERALVFTKVSSGRSPFIAIRVSSLKPGLVVLHGLEEVDRLALKIAEKERIPVILSRQESSQELVRDLRRKTR
- the fabH gene encoding 3-oxoacyl-[acyl-carrier-protein] synthase 3, translated to MEGIVGYGVYIPRYRIKTEEIARVWGNDGDSVKKGLMIGEKAVAGIDEDAATIAVEAARNALSRAEISAKEIGAIYVGSESHPYTVKPTATIVAEAVDATPELTAADFEFACKAGTAAMQTALALVKSGMIKYGLAIGSDTAQGAPGDPLEYTAAGGGAAYIIGKNNPLATIEATYSFTTDTPDFWRREGQPYPRHGGRFTGLPAYFKHVSSAAKGLMDSLGKEPKDFDFAVFHQPNGKFPRVVAKKLGFEKEQFETGILVDRIGNTYSGSSILALAKVLDIAKPGQKILLTSFGSGAGSDAFSLVVEDSIEEKRSLAPLVEDYISDKVYIDYATYVKLRKKIRV
- a CDS encoding putative acetyl-CoA acyltransferase, which produces MNRVAVIGLGLTKFGEMWDSSFTRLFVEAGAVAVEDAGMDGKDIGAIYIGNMSGGRFIDQEHISSLIADRAGLNPVSSTRVEAACASGGLAVRQAIMAINSGMHDIVVAGGVEKMTDVLTEKTTQTLATASDTEWEAFLGMTFPGLYAMMARRHMYEYGTTREQLAMVSVKNHRNAMDNPYAQYHTEITVEQVINSPLVADPLRLLDCSPITDGAACVILASEKKAKDFVDNPVYITGSGQASSTISLHSREKITVVDATVNAAEEAYRRAKKDAKDIQVAEVHDAFTIGEIMAIEGLGFCEKGKGGIATEEGLTERGGKIPVNTSGGLKAKGHPVGATGVAQVVEIALQLRGEAGKRQVDADIGLTHNVGGSGGTAVVHILEK
- a CDS encoding small nuclear ribonucleoprotein, with amino-acid sequence MAQRPLDVLHASLESPVLVGLKGGREYRGTLKGYDMHMNVVLQNADELKDGDPVRRLGLVIIRGDNVVFISP
- a CDS encoding putative oxidoreductase/MT0587; protein product: MYDVAVIGSGPCGVSAALKLEELGVNFILIDKQSFPRNKPCGGVLPFRAVEEFELNPEAFERPLLGYRIFSRGGVEVETSFPGEGALVDRAKFDYYLISRLNKEPVRLRVRGVKAVKEGVEVLCEKKVKASLVIACDGANSIVRKSLGMNYPELATALQYSFRLNNREIERRIGNWFEVYYYFSRGYGWITPLKGIIKVGIGGLGKEYNRELLDSFIVSPIVKDKLEGAELSGYEAHRIPMHGPMKTTVKNRVLLAGDAGGFVYPGTGEGIYYAMKSGIIAAEVSEISLKSNRFDDSFIEAGYTEKLEASGLLSLRDIDFIDTVLKSPQAAERYVKKLAKLNSIY
- the ychF gene encoding ribosome-binding ATPase YchF, whose amino-acid sequence is MQVGIVGKPNVGKSTFFNAATSGKAEVANYPFTTIDANKALAFIRIREPAREFRLEANPRNSKSYGGYRFVPVEAIDVAGLVPGAHQGRGLGNKFLDDLRQANVFIHVVDASGSTDIEGKPVKPGKHDPCEDIKFLEREIELWFFNIFKRNWDKTARKIQMQGRDFVKYFTETFSGLGVREKDVHRVINEVDVDPEKPAGWSDEELLRFTRALRKNTMPMVIAANKIDIDNAGENVKRMKKEFPELKIVSTSSMAELFLKNLSQEGIVEYIPGNSSFKVLKQEKLSPKHKKALEIIDEKVFKPYSSTGVQESLNIAVLDVLDEIVVFPVEDESRLSDKKGNVLPDAIILGKGSTPRDLAYKIHTDIGKNFIAAINARTKMKISSDKELEHLDIIKIVANA